The Sebastes fasciatus isolate fSebFas1 chromosome 22, fSebFas1.pri, whole genome shotgun sequence genome includes the window atcaTATACATTAGTGCATTAATAGGCCTACAAAGGGGCCACTTTTCCTCATTTGAGTGCTACATAGTGGTCATcacgtcatcatcatcatcgtcgtcatcatcatcatcacaagtCTATGTTGCAACGGAGAACCATTGAGaataaatacagtatcacaTTATCCAGGGTATTTGACATTTCAGACAGATGTCTTAAAACATGTAGCAGGACATCATGGCGAAGTTCCTCAGGTCTTCATTGGTCATATAATCtgtaaaaaggaaaacaagacaCATTAGAAAACAAAGTATTAATCCACTATTTTCAAAATAACGGTGTCTGTTAAGTATCCAAAATAATTGCCAACACTTAACAGTTAAAATTACACATAATAGCTAGTTGTACTCTGCTCTAGACTATTTCAGGACTACTTCTGTGaacaaaaatcaacaaaaaaagtaTACATTATTGATGACTTTATGAAAAGCTAAACCTGAAACTAAAACCCTAAATGTATTCAGTCAACTTTATAGCCTTAAATTACCAACAAAAGCATATATAAATAGCCTACTgttaccagtggtggaatgtaactaagtacatttactcaaggactgtacttaagtacaattttgataCAATTAATatcaattttatgctactttatacttctaccccactacatttcagagggaaatattgcacttgttttactccattatatttatttaactgctacagttactagttactttgattttacaaacaaaacatatgatAAACTTATGAAATGTGAGTTTTTAGTTATGCTGCTGATGAAACCTCCTCAGGTTAGAGTTGtgcaaaacattatttttgatCACTTTGCACACAATAACAATGTGTGTATAAATCATTATCTTGTGTGCATACgatttaaaaaatacagattaTATGCCTATATCATAATTAATCATCTGAAGGGGCTATTTTGCATAGGtagtactttcacttttgatagTACATTTTGCTGGTAATATTTAGGCTATATACTTTTACTCTAGTAGAATTtcaaatgcaggacttttatttgttcttACACTGTGGTACTGTCACTTTAAGGATCTGAGTTGTTTATTTCTTCCACTACTGACTACTGTTGCCACCAAACCCCATTCACAAACTGTTCATTTCAACAACTACCTTTGTCTCTTTCGTATTATTTAGCCTACTTAGCCAATTACGAATCACAATCCTCATTTTACTTACTTTCTCCAACTCTCGGCTGTTCGCTCTTCCCACTTATCAACCGGCAAACTTTCCTCCAGGACCGCCGGACCCTCCCACCTCTGGACGCCGGGGAGAAGTCGCTCTCCTCGGCTGGAGTCACAGGAATCTCCCGGGTGGTGTCACACAGAACGTCTTCCTCTgggtcctcctcctcttcttggtCGAGGACTCCTGAAGTTATGAGCCGCTCCAGGATGCTCTCATCCACCCTGAGCTCGGCTCTCACCTTCTCCTCTCCGGAGATGGAGGTGGTGTGTCGGCACAGCGGGCAGATGATGAGTCTGTCGCCCTCCAGACGGAGCTCCTCGGCGGGTCCCCGAGAGAGAGCCCGGAGGCAGCTCTCACAGAAGCTGTGTTTACACTGGAGCTGCCGGGGACACCGACGACCTGCGTTGTAGGTCCTGTAACAAATGCCACACTCTTGCTCTGAGTACATCCTGATGCTGTCTGATCCTGCTGATGTTTATCAGTGAGTAACCAGTGAGGTCTGAATGAATCAGAGGGTGAGCTGTCCAGATTTATAACCCAGGGTGTGAGGAAGTttgtgggaggaggagagactgtAGTGGATCTGAGCCAAACAAATGAGTCATCAAGCTCCAAATACTATGATGCCACGAAACTTAaagtacatacacacacttcctcATGTTTATCTTGGACATGGGACAAAAAAGCCTGTAGGCTTTCAGACAGACTCACAAGTCACACAATGAGTAACCCTGATCGTTTATAGGGCAGAATAACAGCTGCAAGCTGATGCAAGACATATCCTATTGATTAGAATCACTTTATTATGTGAGGGTGGggaaattattgttttatttcggAGATCCTTATTAGGCTCAAAAGCTATATATAAAGGtcagtaaataataaatgtgaaagaaaaaagtgtcttaaagggactatttgtaactttcagaaatgctagttaacagcgacacctttggccattaagtcaatgaaagtcagcattgggcttgtgctcgctctaaatagacatgaatgagcatcgctcagaacagtgaggcgacacacgtcagctaaaaccacaatatcactctatatttcacctgcttggcagtaatgttagctgaccagacgaaggtctctccatgaatcactgctgatcctagtgttggcttttcctgcttcagcctcccgaccgaagagaaacgttatcatctccgaccgggccggaggaaacagggaagacaccggcacccggtcggagtcgataacgttacacgctgcggagccccgtcacttcacaagacacgggaaacctctgttggtctggaggagctgcagcagttatttctgcacaaacgtccactgtacattcgtATGCGAGCGCGCGTGGGATACAGCCctggtagatttatacctgtaaaaagttacaaacagtccctttaagatataAGTAACCCTGATTGTATACAGGGCAGAATCCCAGGTGATGCAAGACATTGCAGCATATTCTATTGATTATAATCACGATATGTGAGGGTGGAAAATTGATTGTTTTATTTCAGAGATCCTTATTAGGTTCAAAAGCTATATATAAAGttcagaaaataataaatgttaaagAAAAAAGTTTCTTAAGATCCCCCCTACTACTTGAATTTGTTTCAGAAGTGCTACCCTCCTTGACCTCACTGACGCTCCAGGGTGTTTGTATATAGGGCAGAATCACAGGTGCAAGCTGATGCAAGACATATTCTATTGATTATAATCATTATATGTAAAGGGTGGAAATTGATTGTTTTATTTCAGAAATCCTTATTAGGCTCAAAAGCATTATATAAAGTtcagtaaataataaatgttaaagAAAAAAGTGCCCTACTTGAATTTGTTTCAGAAGCGCTACCCTCCTTGAACTCAGTGACGCTCCagggtgtgttgtgtgtgtgatgtgacgTCACCTCTTCCCCATGGTAATCCCCAaacaaccctcctcctcctcctcctcctcctcctcctatcaGTTGTTCCAGCATGAACTCCTTTCATGGTGATTTCCGGGGGAATCTCGGGCCAACAATCACAAGCTCTCTCCtagtgagtgtgtatgtgtgagagtgtgCAGTCCTTTGTTACTGTTTTATTGGCTTTCCCGCTTTTTGCCAGCACTGAACTTACTGTAAAGGTGCTTTTTTTACCTTAATGACAGTAAAAGAAAGCCTTTCCCAAAAACTTTGAATATTCAAAGGGCAATTGTCTCTttggttacaaaaaaaaaaactttaagaaACTATTAACTCGACTCTTAAGCAAGACCatctgtgatttaaaaaaaaaaaaaaagtatagttATTCAGGATATTTGTTTTCTCTGAGTGCTCTGAAGTTCAAATcggtgtgatgaaggtgatcTTTGGTGGGGTACACAAAGGTTAAAAAAAGGGGGATTCCAAGACACTCTTCTAGCAAAAAATAAAACGCCTTTATTCAAAAGAATATTTCATGATGtaatgctaaaaacaatgctggtaCATGTTCAGATTGAGCTGAGTAACAACCCACGCGTACACTCAGCCTTCTTCAGGGTGTAACCCTTCAACGCCAACGCGTGGGTTGTTAATCAGCTCAATCTGAACATGTACCAacattgtttttagcatttcagCAGAAATAGACATTTGGATTTTGCCAGAAGAGTGCCTTGGACTTCCCCTTTTTagatttctgactttattgtgtgtgtctcatagggtgagacacacacaaacaatataGCGCAACATGTCACCTTCAGCTTTTCAGTTTCAATTTTAGAGTACTAAGGCAGGATAAAATCCAAATATAGATTTTGATATGGATCATCAATTTTAAGGGCTTTAATGACCTTAATGGTATAACTGTTGTAATTGTTCCCTAAAGCGATTCCAATGGAAGTGATCGGGGACCAAATTCAGTCACCGTTTCaggaaaaaatgcattttaaagttAATCTGAAGACAATATTATACAGTATTCTACTATACAGTCTGAGTTAGACCATTCAAGTGGGTATCTTCAAAGGTTTTGGTCTTTTAGTATAAAATGAATTCTTTGtgctagggctgcaactaacgattattttcattgttgattaatctgtcaattattttctcgattaatcgattagttgtttggtttataaaatgtcaaaaaatggtgaaaaatgtcgatcagtgtgttttcaaaagcccaagatgacgtcctaaaatgtcttgttttgtccacaactcaaagatagtcagtttactgtcatagaggagtaaagaaaccagaaaatattcacatttaagaagctggaatcatggctggctcattctaaagtaacgaaaacacagcgattcttattttcagctggttatacactaaagaaaacatacttattaatattatattccatttctggcaatagatccccctaaatgctacacactgctcctttaaggaaAAGGGGAATTCTCTCAACCAAAGGGaaacttaaagctagggttggtaatcttcaaaaacattttttgttatatttgttgaaattctcattacatcctgacatcaatcaataaatcaaatgctctgacaaaaaataaatacaaaaatctgGTATCCCTGGCTTTCGCAAGACTGTAAACTTGTGGACTGCAAATCACTGTTGTGGTGAAAACTCCCAAATGTTTGCTCtcagtgacattttttttttatttaaacaatTGAAAAATATATGTGTTGTTAAGTCTGGTGGTTGTAAAAGTTTCCCAACCCATATGAACATTGAATTGTCATTTCACCCTGTGTCTGGTCTCTTTATAGTGCCTTTGCTGACGGCTTAAAGATCTGTCTCAAAGTTTTCATCTGACCACACAGTATCAGGCTTAGGAGTAAAGTaaccacagagaaacacaagcTTCTGTTTACCAGAAGTATCCCAGTAATCATTTGAAATCTCGTAGTGAAAGTCCACTTTATAACTATGTTTTGATCACAGAGTTTAGTGGCACTGTAAATAGCAGAGTGGGCGTTAAACACGTCCTGTACAGGACGAGCTGGTTTTAGATACAACAGATACCGTACGTCAGGTTATGACTCAATTTATCCGTCAATAATTCACCTGTTTACACTATCGACCTACTCTGTTCTGTCCCTGCAACCTTATTTACCCTCACTATTTTTTCTGTACTAGAATGTGAgatgattttcattttttttttttatggtatcAAAACAACTGAATTAAATTTAGAAACTTGTaaggatgttaataattacacCCTAAATCAACactgctatttaaaaaaaaaactcctacATGCTGACTGTGTGGAAgcataataacataatatgcAGGTAGAGTTGAGTAAGTAGACTCTGAATCTGTCATTTTCTGTCTTGTGTGTCCTGGTTACTTTCACATCACCAAGGGTTTAATTACTGCTGAGGGAAACCACAGAGATGCCTCATGGGGGACCAGACAGAGAGACGAGGACGAGTAAAAtcaaggagaaaagaggagggtTGCCAGTAAGCCGAGCTTCAGCCACGTATCTGCAGGATGTTAAGGTAGAAACTTGAGTGGTTAATGTGCACAAAGAGGGAAGGAGGAAGACACTCTGCCGGGATGAGATCTGTACCAacatgagaggaagaggagtgagtGGTGAGACG containing:
- the LOC141760705 gene encoding uncharacterized protein LOC141760705, with amino-acid sequence MYSEQECGICYRTYNAGRRCPRQLQCKHSFCESCLRALSRGPAEELRLEGDRLIICPLCRHTTSISGEEKVRAELRVDESILERLITSGVLDQEEEEDPEEDVLCDTTREIPVTPAEESDFSPASRGGRVRRSWRKVCRLISGKSEQPRVGENYMTNEDLRNFAMMSCYMF